In Musa acuminata AAA Group cultivar baxijiao chromosome BXJ2-10, Cavendish_Baxijiao_AAA, whole genome shotgun sequence, a genomic segment contains:
- the LOC103974829 gene encoding uncharacterized protein LOC103974829, whose amino-acid sequence MATAPATHARSHRFRAPPPSPIATGKGLRSAAVDDLVLTEYLEDSLRVPDLNLPESYFPSRSPLKALAEVDLHSLVSGDGLAVRQVLAAAAEIGAVRVAGGGAPLAEEARAAIEACGVVFETPEGEKSKGALGQQCFGWRDALAEEFYWYRSRSPEMEQLLQRTWPDSYRTLRERMENVAARLETVAECIANILSKHFVSQTPSRVGEIHSILCLRKYESHHSRSNMREFSDAKSLSSHALSLHISGDDHEFCIRCPEGSAIFEMSAGDIVVTIGKPLQEWSNGELKNASGEALFQPTDNPFPSFTLEYMCSPLVLSHEPEHGTKTISLIDQLLIVLVLSLIYSLWSCVFS is encoded by the exons ATGGCGACGGCGCCAGCGACGCATGCGCGCAGCCACCGCTTTCGCGCGCCGCCTCCGTCCCCGATCGCCACCGGAAAGGGGCTGCGGTCGGCCGCCGTCGACGATCTCGTGCTCACCGAGTATCTAGAGGACTCGCTGCGCGTCCCCGATCTCAACCTTCCCGAGTCCTACTTCCCGTCGAGGTCCCCGCTCAAGGCCCTAGCGGAGGTCGACCTCCATTCCCTGGTCTCCGGTGACGGTTTGGCCGTTCGGCAGGTGCTCGCCGCGGCGGCGGAGATCGGAGCCGTGCGCGTGGCCGGCGGAGGTGCGCCGTTGGCCGAGGAGGCGAGGGCGGCGATCGAGGCTTGCGGCGTGGTGTTCGAGACACCGGAGGGGGAGAAGAGTAAGGGCGCGCTGGGGCAGCAGTGTTTCGGGTGGCGGGATGCCCTCGCCGAGGAGTTCTATTGGTATCGGTCGCGGAGCCCCGAGATGGAGCAGCTTCTCCAGCGGACCTGGCCCGACTCGTATCGGACCCTCAG AGAAAGAATGGAGAATGTTGCAGCTAGACTGGAGACTGTTGCAGAGTGCATTGCCAATATTCTCTCTAAACATTTTGTGAGTCAAACACCCTCCAGAGTTGGCGAGATTCACTCGATCCTGTGTCTGAGAAAGTATGAATCCCATCACAGCAGAAGTAATATGAGGGAGTTCAGCGATGCCAAATCCCTTTCCTCTCATGCTTTGAGTCTCCACATTTCTGGGGACGACCATGAATTTTGCATCCGTTGTCCAGAGGGCTCTGCAATTTTCGAGATGTCAGCTGGTGACATAGTAGTTACAATTGGTAAACCACTCCAG GAATGGAGTAATGGAGAGCTAAAGAATGCCTCAGGGGAAGCACTTTTCCAGCCAACAGATAATCCATTTCCTTCATTCACCCTCGAATACATGTGCTCTCCACTAGTTTTGTCCCATGAGCCTGAACATGGAACAAAGACGATCTCTTTAATAGATCAGTTGTTAATAGTGCTTGTTCTATCCTTGATATACAGCCTCTGGTCATGTGTTTTTTCCTAG